A genomic window from Microbaculum marinisediminis includes:
- a CDS encoding FkbM family methyltransferase, with amino-acid sequence MIATLQPGQGTAQDTAPFGTYAPTPMQARLIAFARRQPETWLGKRLAFLARRLVMLGLDHPLDVEVFGQKMRLNPFNNVSEKRILFTPQYFDQAEREILRERVGEDFVFVDIGANVGGYSLFVAGQAGRGARILAIEPQPIVFDRLVYNIGLNPTGTIKAIACALADKEGEMTLFLPARNKGEASVKYVGTPGGDDRSVQVPARTLMSLLAQENIDHIDAMKIDVEGAEDLILVPFLAEAPRPLLPRLMIIENARDRWETDCIALLQKAGYRQTAETRLNLVMERPD; translated from the coding sequence ATGATCGCAACACTACAGCCCGGCCAGGGCACTGCCCAGGACACCGCGCCGTTTGGCACCTATGCACCGACGCCCATGCAGGCGCGGCTGATCGCGTTCGCGCGGCGCCAGCCGGAAACCTGGCTCGGCAAGCGGCTGGCGTTTCTGGCCCGCCGTCTCGTCATGCTGGGCCTCGACCATCCCCTCGACGTCGAAGTGTTCGGCCAGAAGATGCGACTCAATCCGTTCAACAACGTGTCGGAGAAGCGGATCCTGTTCACGCCGCAGTATTTCGACCAGGCGGAGCGAGAAATCCTGCGCGAGCGCGTCGGCGAGGACTTTGTATTCGTGGATATCGGCGCGAATGTCGGCGGCTATTCGCTGTTCGTCGCCGGCCAGGCCGGGCGGGGCGCCCGCATCCTGGCGATCGAGCCGCAGCCGATCGTCTTCGACCGGCTCGTCTACAACATCGGCCTCAACCCGACCGGCACGATCAAGGCGATCGCCTGCGCGCTGGCCGACAAGGAAGGCGAGATGACGCTGTTCCTGCCCGCGCGCAACAAGGGCGAGGCGAGCGTCAAATATGTCGGAACACCCGGCGGCGACGACCGCTCCGTGCAGGTGCCGGCGCGCACGCTGATGAGCCTGCTCGCCCAGGAGAACATCGACCATATCGATGCGATGAAGATCGACGTGGAAGGCGCAGAGGACCTGATCCTGGTGCCGTTCCTGGCCGAGGCGCCGCGGCCCCTGCTGCCGCGCCTCATGATCATCGAGAACGCCCGCGACCGATGGGAGACGGACTGCATCGCGCTGCTGCAGAAGGCGGGCTACCGCCAGACCGCGGAGACGCGGCTCAACCTGGTGATGGAGCGGCCCGACTAG
- a CDS encoding FkbM family methyltransferase, producing MPTGRVRFRPAAPQTEVMDVQPPPGRFDPIAIRFPRPDAGAGVVHVGAHTGEELELYIASGFRKILLVEANPAVIPRLSMHAWFWRAWLERLTDQWGVTAPDIRVLHAAASDEAGIRPFFVSPFPVLSSLLEPLTGAFGTPTARLVPSARVDDLVAQVGWAHADVGLVVIDAQGAEMVVLRGAAETLRNAHGVVAEVNFHVRYRHQAPPHTVIGHLTGLGFTRAEVIDRDDTVGRVTVLFERDPAATPPPEEIPAPEETPAPTQ from the coding sequence ATGCCAACCGGACGCGTCCGCTTCCGCCCCGCCGCGCCACAAACCGAGGTGATGGATGTCCAGCCGCCGCCGGGCCGTTTCGACCCGATCGCCATCCGGTTTCCTCGGCCGGATGCGGGGGCCGGCGTCGTGCATGTCGGGGCCCATACCGGCGAGGAACTCGAGCTCTACATCGCATCCGGATTCCGCAAGATCCTGTTGGTCGAGGCAAACCCGGCGGTGATCCCGCGACTGTCCATGCACGCCTGGTTCTGGCGGGCGTGGTTGGAACGCCTGACCGACCAGTGGGGCGTCACCGCCCCCGATATCCGGGTGCTGCATGCCGCCGCAAGCGACGAAGCGGGAATACGGCCGTTCTTCGTCAGCCCGTTCCCGGTGCTGTCGTCCCTGCTCGAACCGCTGACCGGCGCCTTCGGCACGCCGACTGCCAGACTGGTCCCGTCGGCGCGTGTCGACGATCTGGTGGCCCAGGTCGGATGGGCGCATGCCGATGTCGGTCTCGTGGTGATCGATGCGCAAGGCGCGGAAATGGTCGTCTTGCGCGGCGCCGCCGAAACCCTTCGCAACGCGCACGGGGTGGTCGCCGAGGTGAACTTCCATGTCCGCTATCGACATCAGGCCCCGCCGCACACGGTGATCGGGCACCTGACCGGGCTCGGGTTCACGCGCGCCGAGGTCATCGATCGCGACGACACGGTGGGTCGGGTCACGGTTTTGTTTGAAAGAGATCCGGCCGCGACACCGCCGCCAGAAGAAATTCCGGCGCCCGAAGAGACGCCGGCGCCGACCCAATAG
- the sfsA gene encoding DNA/RNA nuclease SfsA, translating into MRFSSPLVRGRLVRRYKRFLADIELDGGEVVTAHCANPGSMLGLKDPGIAAWLSKSDNPNRKLAWSLEIVEVDAGHGPALVGINTGHPNRLVEEAIAAGAVPELEGYASLRREVKYGKNSRIDILLGDDGRPDCYVEVKNVHLVREPGLAEFPDSVTARGAKHLDELAEMVRQGARATMFYLVQRGDTETVAIARDIDPAYGAALDRAREAGVEVLAYGCAITAEGIDVTGALPFRG; encoded by the coding sequence ATGCGATTTTCCTCCCCCCTCGTCCGCGGCCGCCTGGTGCGCCGCTACAAGCGCTTCCTCGCCGACATCGAACTGGACGGCGGCGAGGTCGTCACCGCCCATTGCGCCAATCCCGGCTCGATGCTGGGCCTCAAGGATCCCGGCATCGCCGCCTGGCTGTCGAAATCCGACAATCCCAACCGCAAGCTCGCCTGGTCGCTGGAGATCGTCGAGGTCGACGCCGGCCACGGGCCGGCGCTGGTCGGCATCAATACCGGCCACCCCAACCGCCTCGTCGAAGAGGCGATCGCGGCCGGCGCGGTGCCGGAACTGGAAGGCTATGCCAGCCTGCGCCGGGAGGTGAAATACGGCAAGAACAGCCGCATCGACATCCTGCTCGGCGACGACGGCAGGCCCGACTGCTACGTCGAGGTCAAGAACGTCCACCTGGTGCGTGAGCCGGGGCTCGCCGAATTCCCCGATTCGGTCACCGCACGCGGCGCCAAGCACCTGGACGAACTCGCCGAGATGGTGAGACAGGGCGCCCGCGCGACGATGTTCTATCTCGTCCAGCGCGGCGACACCGAGACGGTGGCGATCGCCCGCGACATCGATCCGGCCTACGGCGCGGCGCTCGACCGCGCCCGCGAGGCCGGCGTCGAGGTCCTCGCCTACGGCTGCGCGATCACCGCCGAGGGCATCGACGTGACCGGCGCCCTCCCCTTTCGAGGCTAA
- a CDS encoding iron-containing redox enzyme family protein, which translates to MTDNPFARRIDAILTDEARLFASTVPYAQHLSREDEALDEAYYVRHRIETVHRIRGTAATDALALCAMAREDYRAARLWGEYIEEEMNHDKLYLADLEQHGIDEAQVVSTQPLAATVDLIRTIEQNVLRIGSLPAVAYSVFAEWNSERASPLAVARAASAFSERHVKGARAHIKIDERDDHYDMMLEVAGRVLRARGYPFEVMEQALRTVGTLLRAYFAELYWVTRDPARSNLSGQARHHPASHRTA; encoded by the coding sequence ATGACCGATAATCCATTTGCCCGGCGGATCGACGCCATCCTCACCGACGAGGCCCGCCTCTTCGCAAGTACGGTTCCGTACGCCCAGCACCTGTCGCGCGAGGACGAAGCCCTCGACGAGGCCTACTACGTGCGCCATCGCATCGAGACCGTGCATCGCATCCGCGGCACGGCGGCAACCGATGCGCTCGCGCTGTGCGCCATGGCGCGCGAGGACTACCGCGCGGCCCGGCTCTGGGGCGAGTACATCGAGGAGGAGATGAACCACGACAAGCTCTATCTCGCCGACCTGGAGCAGCACGGGATCGATGAAGCGCAGGTGGTGTCCACCCAGCCGCTGGCCGCGACGGTCGACCTGATCCGCACGATCGAGCAGAACGTCCTGCGGATCGGATCACTGCCTGCGGTCGCCTATTCGGTCTTCGCCGAATGGAACTCGGAACGGGCCTCGCCGCTCGCCGTCGCGCGCGCCGCCAGCGCGTTTTCCGAGCGGCACGTCAAGGGCGCGCGCGCACACATCAAGATCGACGAGCGCGACGACCACTACGACATGATGCTGGAGGTCGCCGGCCGCGTGCTGCGCGCACGTGGCTATCCCTTCGAGGTGATGGAACAGGCGCTGCGCACCGTCGGCACGCTGCTGCGGGCGTATTTCGCGGAACTCTACTGGGTCACGCGGGACCCCGCCCGGTCCAATCTGTCCGGACAGGCACGACATCATCCGGCAAGCCACCGGACGGCGTGA
- a CDS encoding MgtC/SapB family protein — MIESLSAFYSANLGISAVIIRLAAAAVFGLIIGLDREYRNVPAGLRTHMLVSLAAATFAILAFEIVESAKAEGVTNPDPVRIIEAVTAGVAFLAAGTIIRGNHGIQGLTTGAAMWLAGAVGLACGIGAFFVAVVATGFGMAILTLIRWVEHAADLKSNRSDANP, encoded by the coding sequence ATGATCGAGAGCCTGTCAGCCTTCTACAGCGCTAACCTGGGCATCTCGGCAGTCATCATCCGGCTCGCCGCGGCGGCCGTCTTCGGGCTGATTATCGGCCTCGACCGCGAATACCGGAACGTTCCGGCCGGGCTGCGCACCCACATGCTGGTGTCGCTGGCCGCGGCCACCTTCGCCATCCTCGCCTTCGAGATCGTCGAAAGCGCAAAGGCCGAAGGCGTCACCAACCCGGACCCCGTGCGGATAATCGAGGCGGTGACGGCGGGTGTCGCGTTTCTGGCGGCGGGCACGATCATCCGCGGCAATCACGGTATCCAGGGGCTGACGACCGGTGCGGCGATGTGGCTGGCCGGCGCGGTGGGGCTCGCCTGCGGCATCGGCGCCTTCTTCGTCGCCGTGGTCGCAACCGGATTCGGGATGGCCATCCTCACGCTGATCCGCTGGGTCGAGCACGCCGCCGACCTCAAATCGAATCGCTCCGACGCGAATCCCTGA
- the gpt gene encoding xanthine phosphoribosyltransferase, with the protein MSGPADKAFPVSWDQFHRDARALAWRLAGIGTWQAIVCVTRGGLVPSAIVARELNIRVIETIGVASYHDYKTQGDLQVIKEVSPQVVGLDGGDGSAVLIVDDLVDTGKTAKIVRNILPKAHFATVYAKPMGRPMVDTFITEVSQDTWIYFPWDTGLAFQPPIAEPPNR; encoded by the coding sequence ATGTCGGGGCCAGCGGACAAGGCATTCCCGGTCTCCTGGGACCAGTTCCACCGCGACGCGCGGGCGCTGGCCTGGCGGCTGGCGGGGATCGGCACGTGGCAGGCGATCGTCTGCGTCACGCGCGGCGGGCTGGTGCCCTCGGCGATCGTCGCGCGCGAGCTGAACATCCGCGTCATCGAGACGATCGGCGTCGCCTCCTACCATGACTACAAGACGCAGGGTGACCTCCAGGTGATCAAGGAGGTGAGCCCGCAGGTGGTGGGGCTCGACGGCGGCGACGGCTCGGCCGTACTGATCGTCGACGACCTGGTGGATACCGGGAAAACGGCGAAGATCGTGCGCAACATCCTGCCGAAAGCGCATTTCGCCACCGTCTACGCGAAACCAATGGGCCGCCCGATGGTTGATACCTTCATCACCGAAGTGAGCCAGGATACCTGGATCTACTTCCCGTGGGACACCGGCCTCGCGTTCCAGCCGCCGATCGCGGAGCCGCCGAACCGCTGA
- a CDS encoding cytochrome P450, translating into MRLPRFDPFTDAFRAAPDAAYSAYRRAAAVHWGKSPATRARGAWYVFDTDLVRHVLRDPAFGRETHRGKQTGKSTARDIGRGPVAAPPLSSVIDNWVMFRDPPVHTRLRSVLSEALRRERVETWRTDCRRLADDHAAAAGAMPVFDLVSDYAVPYAAAVIGLVVGLPATDGRCLAETAAPISRLLDFHPAPGVQPAAASAIQTMTRYLTDRWEQSDGAASATLLSALRAATSEGRCSIREAIHSLILLVATGQATLGNLVINAASCLLMHPDQLAALAADQATPERAIEETLRFESPVQFAGRVVLDETRVGGHRFNRGDLVLCALGAVNRDPAATDDADVFRLDRDRFRHQSFGGGIHACVGVNLARMAGAEAIRALAPILANRTAAWPQRPWRELALFRARTRLDLHRPCAAASRLPAMCPAHDQEPERSA; encoded by the coding sequence ATGCGCCTGCCCCGGTTCGATCCCTTTACCGACGCCTTTCGCGCGGCCCCCGACGCCGCCTACAGCGCCTATCGCCGCGCGGCGGCGGTCCATTGGGGCAAGTCGCCGGCGACGCGGGCGCGCGGCGCCTGGTACGTGTTCGACACGGACCTGGTGCGGCACGTGCTGCGCGATCCCGCGTTCGGGCGGGAGACCCACCGGGGCAAGCAAACGGGCAAGAGCACGGCAAGGGATATCGGGCGCGGTCCGGTCGCCGCACCGCCCCTGTCCTCGGTGATCGACAATTGGGTGATGTTCCGCGATCCGCCGGTACACACGCGACTGCGATCGGTGCTGTCGGAGGCGCTGCGGCGCGAGCGGGTCGAGACCTGGCGCACCGATTGCCGGCGGCTGGCGGACGACCATGCGGCCGCCGCCGGCGCGATGCCCGTGTTCGACCTCGTCTCCGACTACGCCGTCCCCTACGCCGCGGCCGTGATAGGGCTGGTCGTAGGTCTCCCCGCCACCGACGGCCGGTGCCTCGCCGAAACGGCCGCCCCGATCTCCCGGTTGCTCGACTTTCATCCCGCCCCGGGTGTCCAGCCTGCCGCCGCGAGCGCGATTCAGACGATGACGCGCTACCTGACGGACCGCTGGGAACAGTCGGACGGCGCGGCGAGCGCCACCCTGCTGTCCGCCCTCAGGGCTGCCACCAGCGAAGGGCGTTGCTCCATCCGGGAAGCGATCCATTCCCTGATCCTGCTGGTTGCGACCGGCCAGGCGACGCTGGGAAACCTCGTGATCAACGCCGCGAGCTGCCTGCTGATGCATCCCGATCAGTTGGCCGCACTCGCGGCGGACCAAGCGACGCCGGAGCGCGCGATCGAGGAAACGCTCAGATTCGAGTCGCCGGTGCAGTTCGCGGGCCGGGTGGTCCTGGACGAGACCCGGGTCGGTGGCCACCGGTTCAACCGCGGCGATCTCGTGCTCTGCGCCCTCGGCGCGGTCAACCGCGATCCCGCAGCCACCGACGACGCCGACGTCTTCCGCCTGGACCGGGACCGCTTTCGGCATCAATCCTTCGGCGGCGGCATCCACGCCTGCGTCGGCGTCAACCTGGCCCGCATGGCCGGCGCGGAGGCCATCCGGGCGCTCGCGCCGATCCTCGCGAACCGCACCGCGGCATGGCCGCAGCGACCGTGGCGCGAGCTGGCCCTGTTCCGGGCCAGGACCCGGCTGGACCTTCACCGGCCGTGCGCCGCCGCCTCGCGATTGCCCGCCATGTGCCCGGCGCACGACCAAGAACCGGAGCGATCCGCATGA
- a CDS encoding TrkH family potassium uptake protein produces the protein MIFLLPVLHVTGLLTAGLGLAMLLPAIVDVAADNPDWQIFAAAALLTWTLGTLMALATRRPDTMRMTVRQAFLMTATVWVALSAFSALPFLALGLDFDDALFEAVSGFTTTGSTVIVGLDHLPPGLLLWRALLQWIGGVGIVVMAIIILPFLRVGGMQLFHTESSDRSEKIVPRPVELVGYIVSVYVGLTVACAVSYMIAGMPPFDAVCHAMTTLSTGGFANYDASMGHFRSAQIEWFAVFFMLAGAFPFVAYITMLKRESFSLWRDPQVRVLMTLVVAISLVLGVWVARSQGMAVSDGVRLAAFHVVSIVTTTGYATTDYLQWGAPAVALFFLLTFVGGCTGSTAGGIKIYRFQVLWATVKAHVQRLVRPSRLVTLRFGGRRLPEDVPASVLAFLAVYIGTAALFTLLLAMTGLDFVTAISSAATAIGNVGPGLGPIVGPAGNFTTVPDPAKWVLTAAMLLGRLELFTLIVMLDPEFWRG, from the coding sequence GTGATCTTCCTGCTTCCGGTTCTCCACGTTACGGGCCTGCTGACGGCGGGGCTGGGGCTTGCCATGCTGCTGCCCGCCATCGTCGATGTGGCCGCCGACAATCCGGACTGGCAGATCTTCGCCGCCGCCGCGCTTTTGACCTGGACGCTCGGCACGCTGATGGCGCTGGCGACGCGGCGGCCGGACACGATGCGCATGACCGTCCGGCAGGCGTTTCTGATGACGGCGACCGTGTGGGTCGCGCTGTCGGCCTTCTCGGCACTGCCGTTTCTGGCGCTGGGGCTCGATTTCGACGATGCCCTGTTCGAGGCGGTTTCCGGGTTCACGACGACGGGATCGACCGTCATCGTCGGCCTCGACCATCTGCCGCCGGGCCTGTTGCTGTGGCGCGCGCTTTTGCAATGGATCGGCGGCGTCGGCATCGTCGTCATGGCGATCATCATCCTGCCGTTTCTCCGGGTCGGCGGCATGCAGCTGTTCCACACCGAAAGCTCCGACCGGTCGGAGAAGATCGTGCCGCGCCCGGTCGAGCTCGTCGGCTACATCGTCTCGGTCTATGTCGGGCTGACCGTCGCCTGCGCCGTGTCCTACATGATCGCCGGCATGCCGCCGTTCGATGCGGTCTGCCACGCGATGACCACGCTTTCGACGGGCGGCTTCGCCAACTACGACGCGTCGATGGGCCATTTCCGATCGGCGCAGATCGAATGGTTCGCCGTTTTCTTCATGCTCGCCGGCGCATTTCCGTTCGTCGCCTACATCACGATGCTCAAGCGCGAGTCCTTCAGCCTCTGGCGCGATCCACAGGTCCGCGTGCTGATGACGCTGGTCGTCGCGATCAGCCTGGTGCTCGGCGTCTGGGTCGCGCGGTCGCAGGGCATGGCGGTATCCGATGGGGTCCGGCTGGCCGCCTTCCATGTCGTCTCGATCGTCACGACGACCGGGTATGCGACCACCGATTACCTGCAGTGGGGCGCGCCGGCGGTCGCATTGTTCTTCCTGCTGACCTTCGTCGGCGGCTGCACCGGGTCGACGGCCGGGGGCATCAAGATCTACCGGTTTCAGGTTTTGTGGGCGACGGTGAAAGCCCATGTCCAGCGGCTGGTGCGGCCAAGCCGCCTGGTGACGTTGCGGTTCGGCGGTCGCCGGTTGCCTGAGGACGTTCCCGCGTCCGTCCTGGCGTTTCTGGCCGTCTATATCGGCACCGCCGCACTCTTCACCCTGCTGTTGGCGATGACCGGGCTCGATTTCGTCACCGCGATCTCGTCGGCGGCCACCGCCATCGGCAACGTCGGTCCCGGTCTCGGCCCCATCGTGGGACCTGCCGGCAACTTCACGACGGTTCCGGACCCGGCCAAATGGGTGCTGACGGCGGCGATGCTGCTCGGCCGGCTGGAGCTCTTCACGCTGATCGTGATGCTCGATCCGGAATTCTGGCGGGGGTGA
- a CDS encoding competence/damage-inducible protein A → MSDGRTESGGEPVTAAVLVIGDEILSGRTKDRNIGYIAEYLTNIGVDLREARVVPDVVEEIADAVNALRARYTYVFTTGGIGPTHDDITADGVAHAFGLPVIHHPRAVEILTAYLGDRLNEARLRMARMPEGAELIENAVSKAPGWRIGNVHVMAGIPSVMQAMLDAIAPTLKTGQKMLSVTVEGRGLKEGDVGGPLTEIQTAHPGVMIGSYPRFDGKRFTTALVVRSRDAALMAAAQADVEALVARLQAEIED, encoded by the coding sequence ATGAGCGACGGGCGCACTGAGAGTGGCGGCGAGCCGGTGACGGCCGCCGTTCTGGTGATCGGCGACGAGATCCTGTCCGGACGCACCAAGGACAGGAACATCGGCTATATCGCCGAGTACCTCACCAATATCGGCGTCGACCTGCGCGAGGCGCGGGTGGTGCCGGACGTGGTCGAGGAGATCGCCGACGCGGTCAACGCGCTGCGGGCGCGGTACACCTACGTGTTCACGACCGGCGGCATCGGCCCGACCCACGACGACATCACCGCCGACGGCGTCGCCCACGCGTTCGGGCTGCCGGTCATCCACCATCCCCGCGCGGTCGAGATCCTGACCGCCTATCTCGGCGACCGCCTCAACGAAGCGCGGCTGAGGATGGCGCGGATGCCGGAAGGGGCCGAGCTGATCGAGAACGCGGTGTCGAAGGCGCCGGGCTGGCGGATCGGCAACGTCCACGTGATGGCCGGCATCCCCTCGGTGATGCAGGCGATGCTGGACGCAATCGCGCCGACGCTGAAGACCGGACAGAAGATGCTGTCGGTGACGGTCGAGGGACGGGGCCTGAAGGAGGGCGATGTCGGCGGGCCGCTCACCGAGATCCAGACGGCCCATCCCGGCGTGATGATCGGCAGCTACCCGCGTTTCGACGGCAAGCGGTTCACCACGGCGCTGGTCGTGCGCTCGCGCGATGCCGCGCTGATGGCGGCGGCGCAGGCCGATGTCGAGGCGCTGGTCGCCCGGCTGCAAGCAGAGATCGAGGACTAG
- a CDS encoding carbamoyltransferase family protein: protein MYSLGVNLSHDRAACLVGSDGSVVAIAEERLDREKHSCPVDPLGRIFTSMPLRSIDYCCRAAGIDVEDLDAVVFTNAVVAGPDSLRNLTVSDCVLQAPFSPHSRLYTIKHHLAHGLSAFAPSGFDETAVLVVDKGGSVAGQHRLSDGTSVPLLERATIFDGRDGTLVPVLKVTDRPARLYENCNSIGALYEMATLWLGCTPFDAGKTMGLAPYGSLEHLPTLRRFYSLTDAGYQISPAIQTVGLDLNPGFYAHRFGPPNANSENPSPEYAAVARAAQEAVEEIMVHLARLAVRLTGRRKLAIAGGVGLNCVANSRIRREVDLDDIFVQPAATDDGTAIGAAFYGLGALGGRWPGGNRGAGGKGGPKKNGNDGRKRWPGALGRPYSRTEIEQAIAARPGLASSYRIIDDADLGQVARALDAGRLIAWFTGGSEFGPRALGHRSLLADPRKPGLRSHLNANVKKREQYRPYAASITVDRARDFFHIEHEEPYMIFIHEMKKDFVSAFPSIAHVDNTCRLHTVTKDQNEPFHALLSAFGRISGVPMLLNTSLNGKSEPIVETPDHALDALIRLDLDGLYLDGVFLEKRRRY from the coding sequence ATGTATTCCTTGGGGGTGAACCTGTCGCATGATCGCGCCGCCTGCCTCGTCGGCAGCGACGGGTCGGTCGTCGCCATCGCCGAGGAGCGCCTGGACCGCGAAAAGCATTCCTGTCCGGTTGATCCGCTCGGCCGGATCTTCACGTCGATGCCGCTACGCAGCATCGACTACTGCTGCCGGGCGGCTGGGATCGACGTCGAGGACCTGGACGCCGTCGTGTTCACGAACGCGGTCGTCGCCGGGCCCGACAGCCTGCGCAACCTCACCGTCTCCGATTGCGTGCTGCAGGCCCCGTTCTCGCCCCACAGCCGGCTCTACACGATCAAACACCATCTGGCGCACGGCCTCAGCGCCTTCGCCCCGTCCGGCTTTGACGAGACGGCGGTCCTGGTGGTCGACAAGGGCGGCAGCGTCGCCGGCCAGCATCGCCTGTCCGACGGCACGTCGGTGCCGCTTCTGGAGCGCGCCACCATCTTCGACGGCCGCGACGGCACGCTCGTGCCGGTGCTGAAGGTCACCGACCGGCCCGCACGGCTCTACGAGAACTGCAACTCCATCGGCGCGCTCTACGAGATGGCGACGCTGTGGCTCGGCTGCACGCCCTTCGACGCCGGCAAGACCATGGGGCTGGCGCCCTACGGGTCGCTGGAACACCTGCCGACCCTGCGGCGCTTCTACAGCCTCACCGACGCCGGTTACCAGATCAGCCCGGCGATCCAGACCGTCGGCCTCGACCTCAACCCGGGCTTCTACGCGCACCGCTTCGGCCCGCCGAACGCCAATTCCGAGAACCCGTCTCCCGAATATGCCGCCGTCGCCCGCGCCGCCCAGGAGGCGGTCGAGGAGATCATGGTTCACCTGGCGCGGCTCGCCGTCCGCCTGACCGGCCGACGCAAGCTGGCGATCGCCGGCGGCGTCGGGCTCAACTGCGTCGCCAACAGCCGCATCCGCCGCGAGGTCGACCTCGACGATATCTTCGTCCAGCCCGCGGCCACCGACGACGGCACCGCGATCGGCGCCGCCTTCTACGGGCTTGGCGCCCTCGGCGGCCGCTGGCCTGGAGGAAATAGGGGGGCCGGCGGAAAAGGGGGCCCCAAAAAAAACGGGAACGACGGACGGAAACGGTGGCCGGGCGCGCTCGGCCGGCCCTATTCGCGAACCGAGATCGAACAGGCGATCGCCGCCCGCCCCGGCCTCGCCTCGTCCTACCGGATCATCGATGACGCCGATCTCGGCCAGGTCGCCAGGGCGCTCGACGCCGGCCGCCTGATCGCCTGGTTCACCGGCGGCTCCGAGTTCGGCCCGCGGGCGCTCGGGCATCGCAGCCTGCTGGCCGATCCGCGCAAGCCCGGCCTGCGCTCGCACCTCAACGCAAACGTCAAGAAGCGCGAGCAGTACCGGCCCTACGCGGCCAGCATAACCGTCGACCGGGCCCGGGATTTCTTCCACATAGAACACGAAGAGCCGTACATGATATTCATCCACGAGATGAAGAAGGACTTCGTTTCGGCCTTCCCCAGCATCGCCCACGTCGACAACACCTGCCGCCTGCACACGGTCACGAAGGACCAGAACGAGCCGTTCCACGCCCTTCTGTCGGCCTTTGGACGGATCAGCGGCGTGCCGATGCTGCTCAACACCTCCCTGAACGGAAAATCCGAACCGATCGTCGAGACGCCGGACCACGCGCTGGATGCGCTGATCCGCCTCGATCTGGACGGTTTGTACCTGGACGGCGTCTTTCTGGAGAAGAGGCGCCGGTACTGA
- a CDS encoding DUF6445 family protein, with translation MAGFVRVLDDFYPHPLRVREFATKLEYAENTAEAEKLYYKGYLSTADHPFAEAGLELLARRLGRVLRRNAPIGEFRLIFETEGAPADGFRKTWIHFDSSVSQYSGIVYLNPDAQCQGGTAFYRHRELGWDHMPNVASPEMAEACQRYGKTVPEFLSMITDDGFEIDSKWRELSVVPMRFNRCLVFDSRLFHARLGGFGARQTDGRLTQNFFFDVVM, from the coding sequence ATGGCGGGCTTTGTGCGGGTCCTGGACGACTTCTATCCCCATCCGCTGCGGGTACGGGAGTTCGCCACGAAGCTGGAGTACGCGGAGAACACCGCCGAGGCGGAGAAGCTCTACTACAAGGGCTACCTGTCCACCGCCGACCATCCCTTCGCCGAGGCCGGCCTGGAGCTGCTCGCCCGGCGGCTCGGTCGGGTGCTGCGCCGCAACGCCCCGATCGGCGAGTTCCGGCTGATCTTCGAGACCGAAGGCGCGCCCGCCGATGGCTTCCGCAAGACCTGGATCCATTTCGACTCCAGCGTCAGCCAGTACTCCGGCATCGTCTACCTGAACCCGGACGCCCAGTGCCAGGGCGGAACGGCCTTCTATCGCCACCGCGAACTCGGCTGGGATCACATGCCCAACGTCGCCTCGCCGGAGATGGCGGAGGCCTGCCAGCGCTACGGCAAGACCGTCCCCGAGTTCCTGTCGATGATCACGGATGACGGGTTCGAGATCGACAGCAAGTGGCGGGAACTCTCCGTCGTTCCGATGCGCTTCAACCGCTGCCTGGTGTTCGACAGCCGGCTGTTCCACGCCCGTCTGGGCGGGTTCGGAGCGCGCCAGACCGATGGCCGTCTGACCCAGAACTTCTTCTTCGACGTCGTCATGTGA